A stretch of DNA from Leptospira wolffii serovar Khorat str. Khorat-H2:
TTTACACCGGATTCCCTGGTTCCGATTTGCCTGTAGAGCCAGCTTCCCAATCCGAAGTCATGGGGCAATCTGAAAAACGCGGAAATCGACCCGAGAATAGGCGATGATTCTCGTCCGGAGATGGATCCATAATTTCGAATCGAAGCAGAAATATTTTCTTGAACTGGATGGAAACTAGGCAAGGATTCTCGAATCCGCTCGAAGAATGAATCCTAAGGATCGAGCCGGAATTAGAATCGGGAGTCCCAAATTCGAATGAAACGCAATCTAATTTATCGCATTCTCTTTTTAGGAGTCTGCTTCCATATCACCACCTCACTTTCCGCCGCAGGAACCTATTCGGAAGGATGGACCGTGGCCAAGCTCACGCAATTCGAAAGTAGAGGTCTGATCTTCGATTCCTACGAAGGTCTATTGGAAGTAACGACATTCAATCCGCAAGAAGCATGCGCCGAAGAAAAAGACGAATGCTTTATCCCAACCAAACAAAAAGTGGAGTTCAGCGTGCGTCCGGAAAATGCGGACGTGGTCAATTTCCTAAGCAAGAACCTAAACCAAGAGATTTTGGTCCAGTATAGAGTTCATAGATTAGAACCTATCGCTCTTTCCACCGACTACGAAGTGATCGGAGCCCAAATCCAGGAAAAGGCGCTTCCGAAAGATGGACCGGATAAATTCATAGGAAAGAAAACCGGATCCAAGAGAAATTTCTCGGTCACAGGACGCATTCTAAGTTTGGAATATAGAGGAACTCTAATCGGAACCTGGGAAGGCTTGTATTTGGACGAGACCAGAGGAAAGGTTCATCCATTTTCCATAACCGACGAGGAAGTAGCCGCTTTCGCGACGAGTACTCTCAAATACGGAGCCAAGTATTTCCTCGGAGTCTCCGTGGCATTCGCTACCGGATGGAGAGAATCCCATTACGATTTATTCGAAGTGAATTATAAGGCGCCTGCGGGAGCTTTGGAAGCGACCACTCCTAAGAAGTAAACACAGAAACGGAGTTCTACTTCATTTTAGTAAATGAAAGTATTTCTCCGTTACCTTTCTGAAAGGCTTTAGGGATTTCTTTTCTGAACCAAGAAATTTTATCCCGAGTCTTCTCTCCCACAACTTGAAAGCTTTTAGATTTACGTAACTCTTCGTACAGAGTACTTTTACCGGACCCATTCGGCCCGGCGAACATTCTGAATCGATGCGAGGACTTATTTGCGATCGCCGACTACCGTTTGCGATTATTCTTGTCCACTAGAATGACTTTACCTTTCTCTAAGATTGCTATAGGTAAATCTTTTTGGAATGCTTTTCGCTTCGCCGCTTTCGCAGCGCGGTCCAATAGATCAGTCGGTAATTCGTCTTTTACTGCTTTCTTAGAAGCTATACCAAAATATCCCGTCGATTTTTGAATTTGTCAACATTCTTATCAAGGAAGAATCGTACCGTCGGATTGGATCTTCGGTCCCTTGCCAGGGAAATCCGATTTGGTCAAAGTCTGCATGAGTTCCGTGGTTTTTAAGTCCGGATCCGGCGCAGGAATTCCGTTTTGGCTTAGTTGCAAAGGATGGATTTTTCCTTTCACAAAGTTCCCATTCTTATCCAAGTCCGCTTCGAGAACTAAAGAATAGCCGCCATAACCTTTTGTGGAAAACACTCTATATCCCAAAAAGTTCCCGAGAGAATATGCGATCAATTTTCCCTTATACAACTCCATAGCTCTAGGCAAATGAGGGCCGTGTCCTATGAATAGATCCGCACCAGCGTCTATGAGAGCGTGGGAAAGAGCGACCAGATTTCCGCGGTATTCTCCGTAGAATCTTTCCTGCTCGTTTTTCACATGAAGCGCCGGACCGCCCTCCGCTCCTCCGTGTACGGATATGAAAACGAGTTGGGCTTTTTTCTTGGCTTCCTTGACGAGAGCCACGCCTTCTTCGATTTCGTTCACATGATTATGAGCGGCTTGCATATGGCTGAATCCTATCCATGCGACGGAAACGCCTTTTGCGTTCATATAAGTGATGATTCCCTTTTTGCCCGTATGTCTCACGCCGGCGTCCGAAAGATTCTTGGCAGTATCGTCGAAACCCTGTTGGTGAAAATCCAAACTATGATTGTTCGCGATGGAAACGATATCGAATCCCACATCCTTTAAGATTTTTGCATACGATGGAGGAGTCCTGAATGCGAAGATAAGAGGACGATTGATATTCTTGGCACAATGAGGATAATCGGTAAGAGTACTCTCGAAATTCGCGAATAATATATCCGCACCTTTCAGACTGGGTTCCACTTCGGAGAATAGAGTCTTTCTGGGATCGGCCGGAAGTTTGTTTTCCGGATAATTGGTTCCCATCACCAAGTCCCCGACCGCCTTTATTTTTATGGTCTCGTTCTCTACGGAACGAATAGGAGAACATTCGGAAACGAAAAGAAAAATCCCGAAAAGGGAAATCAAAGCGGAGATTCTATACATAGTGGGAAGGATTTTAGATCGCTCCTTCCCCGGAAAGCGGTTTTTAAAAACCGAAAAGATCCGTTGTCGACGAATCCCGACTATTCCCGCAAAAGTCCGATCCCTTTCGAACTCTTGGATCCGATCCATCTATCCAATAGGGCCAAAACTCCCGCGATCGCAAGAAATAGAATGAAAATGCCGATTATATTTACGGAAACACCTCCGTAACCTATTCGAGTCACATCCAAAATATTATAGGGGTACCATAGAATGATGGCGCCTCTGACCAAAGTGAATACCGCATACAAAATCGGAATACAAGCCGCTAGTAAAATTCTAGGCAAGGTAACGAAGCCCGCGGGACCGAAGACCATCCATCCCAGAATTCCTAAGATAGGATTGAGAGTGTGCTCTATAAAACTAGTCGCCTCCGCGAAGGCCTCTCTTTCCCTTCCCGGTAGAATGAAATTAAAAACGATTCCCGTAATCAGAATATTTATCACACCCACCAAACGCCAGATCGGTAAGGACCGGGAATCCTTTGCCGATCCCAAAGCTAAAAACAGATTCGTCACGCCTAAGATTAGGTTGGATTGGGTCGTAAAGAATGCGAACTGATTGAAAAAAGAATCGAACCCGGGTCCGAAAGTCCGAGTAAACCCCGCGTTGGGAGGCAATAGGGACTCGTGGTGATAAGACCACCAAAGTTCCATTGCGACACCTATGAAGCAGGCGAATGCCGTTAGAGCGAAGAAGCACCTCGCCACAGTTTGAGCCGATTTGTTCCACATAATAGGTCCGAAATCTTTTCCGGATCCGAAACGGAGTCAATCCTATTTGGCACTAATCACGGGAAGAATGCCCCCGAACGTTCCTGCGGAAATTCCGGATTGAACGGAGGTACCCTGATTCACTGTGAAGATCAGAACGCAATTCCCGTTGGAATGAGTAGTAATGTCTAAAGTCTGGCTGCTATAGGAAGGAGGAGCAAAGGAAACCGTTGGAGACGCGGAAGTTTCGGAAGGACAAGAAGAATAATCTATATCGAAGAATAAATTGACCTCGTTCGTCGCCCAACTTGCAGGTGCAGGCGAAGCAAGACTAGCGGTGTAATTTCCGGGTACATCCGGAATCAGATTCAAAGGAGAAGGACTGAATACCAGTAAAGCTCCCCCGGACACAACTTGCAACAGAGAAGCCAAGGCGGCCGGATCCTGTTTCTTATCTTCTCCCAGACCCAAGAAGGAACGCCCCGCTTCGGTCCCTCCTAGATACAGTCCGCAGGCATTGGTAAAGAATAGGACGAGAAAGGCGAATGCAAAAAGACATCTCTTCATAAGACCCTCCTCCTCGGAACGCAACCGGATGGTCCGTAACGACCTGCTTAGTTCGGAAGCGAATTCCCGAAAGAAATTTATAGACTAAAAGAGAAGTAAAGGCAAGTAATAAATCCTGTCGCTTCCCGTTACTCTTCTATTAAGAGGAACAAGTCGCGGGAAAATTCGCTCTAATCGTTCCCAATAATAATCCTTCGCTTAGCAAGGGAGGGCTCGGATTATGCACCCGATGGATAATATCACAATAACCGGCGGAATCGCAGGAAGCACCAGCCGTATTTCCATCCACGTTGACATTTATGGAAGGATAGGGCGGGGAGAAGAGTTGGGAAGAATCGGATGTCCCGTTCACTCCGTTAATCTGGCTTACTACTACATTATTGCAATTGACCTGTATAAAAACGTTGAACTGAAAATTCTGATCCGTCCAGGAAGATGGAACCTGGCCCAAACCGATCGTATAAGAAGCGGGCCCCCAAGTAGGAGTGGTAAAATTCGTGGAAGAGAATACGACGGAAAAGGATTCCCCTATCGGGAAGGAAATGCCCAATAGCGCGTGCAATAGATCGGCTTTAGGATCCGTTTTCTTTTCCGTTAAGTAGCCGTTTTCCTCATCGAAGAGTAGATAGCTGAGTCCGCAGGAAGGCAGACAGAATAAGATCGTCAAAATGATTAAAATTTGCGAGATAAGATATTTCATTCACTTTCCGATTTTAAAAAGATCTAACCGCTCATATGTTCTCGGTCCGCCCTTATTGCAAGGATTTTTAAGATGCAAAAACCCTAATTTATGTCGGCAAACTTTTTCTTTCTACCGATCTTCTAAGTATGCAATCCGTTCCTTGCAATACATGTTCTCATTCCGATTTTCTTACCCTATTCTCTAAAGCCAGTCCTAAAGGCGAAATCTTTCAAATCGTGAAATGCAAAACATGCGATCTCGTACAGGTAAATCCGCAGCCTTCTCCGGAAGAAGTCGCCAAGTATTACGAAGACAGCTATTTCACCCAAAGAACGGATAGGGGTTATGATAATTATTATTCCGAAGTAACGAAGAAAGAGATCGCAAGAGTCTTCGGACTGAACCTACGGGATTTAGGTTTCTTCGAATGGGAAAAATCCTTAGGCTCCGATAAGTCCTCCTTGGATGTGGGTTGCGCCGCCGGATATTTTTTGGATTATCTAAAAGACAGGGGCTGGAAAACGAAAGGCCTGGATATAGCTCCGGGTCCGGTGGAGTTCGCCCGGAAAAAGCTAGGCCTAGATGTGGAGCAAAAGGATTTTCTAACATGGGACACGAACGGAAGTCGAAAATTCGATCTGATCACGCTTTGGGCCAGCATAGAGCATCTGCATAAACCCAAGGAAACGCTTCAAAAAATCCTAATACATCTCAAGCCGGGAGGTAGGCTTATCCTTTCCACTTGCAGATACGGTTCTTTGGCAAAATTGCTGGGACCCAACTGGAGATATCTGAACGTTCCGGAGCATCTCTATTATTATAGCCTACCCGGCCTCAAAAAATTAGGAAGCGATTTAGGATACATGCCCTTATCTCATATTTCCTACGGAAGCGGACTTACCGCGAAGAAGGGCGCAGGCCCATTCTACAAAACCGCAAAAAAAATCGCGGATTGGTCCGTAAAGAAATTCGATCAGGGAGATATGATGGCGATCTGTTTCGGAACGGTCCGTTAACCGATTTCAGAGCGCGGGAAGAATCGTAACGTTCACGGTTCCCAAATTCAACCCGTTCACGTTGGACTTTACGTCACTCACGGAAAGATTGATCGTGGCGGTCGTAACGGAACCTGCTCCTCCTCCCCCGGCGCCGCCTGCCAAACCCAAAGCGGCCACTAAAGAATTTGCCCAGAACCGTCTTTTTGGCTCGTCTCTTCCTCCGCTTGGAAAGTCAAAGCCATGCCGCAGTGGATCGTCAGTAGAAAAGTAATCGGAAGTTGTACCCTATACATTGTGCTTAAAGCCCTTCTTAACATTACTATATACGACCTTAGAATCCCGCCGCAGTTACCACGACAGGAAGAACCCCGATGATTTGTCCGTCTATAATAGAGCCGGGACTCGCAACCTTAAAAACGATTACCCCGGGACGACTCACATCGTCATGAGCGAATGCTTCCACAGATAAGTTTTGGATCATATTGGAAGCCGTGAAATTCACGCTTTCTCCCGCAAAAATTTGGGCAACTCCCCCTTCTACGCTGTCCGACATCTCCACAAATAGAGACTCTCCACCCGGCCATGCGTTCAACGTAACGTCGACGCTTATAGGATCCTTTACGATCGTCACAATCGATGGGTTAAAGCCAAGATAATACGCGGGTCCGGACAGGATTCCTAAAGCGGCCAAAATTGGATTGGTGCCGGACTGGTCCTGCTTCTGAGAAGCCTCTTGTTCCGCCTGGAAGCCGAGAGCCAATCCGCAATTTGAAATCGCGAAAGCGAGAAGAATGGACCAGAAAATCCTTTCTGATAAAAGGATAACGAATCCGAATTTGGGCTTTTTACGGTCCTTGGAAATAGCCAAGCTGCGGCGGAAAGAAAATAGCATCGAATATAAGCCTAACGAAAAAGAAAAACTAACACAAGCAGAAACGAAATCGGAACGATCTTAATAGGGAATTTTCTTGCGAGAATACTGAACTTCATCCCTCGTTCGAGGGATGAAGTTCTATATTATGATTTACTTATCCTTTCCGGTGTCCTTAACTTTGATCACCTTAGTGGCAAAAACCACCTTATAGATTTCCTTTTTAGGAATCGTGCTCTCGTGCTTTTGTCCGTTATCGTCCTCGGTTTCCACGCGGATGGATTCCGTATCCTGGCCTACTACTCTGGCTTCGAACACTCTACCGGTTCTATAGATGATAGTGCTGTAATTTTTACCCGAATTTTCGCCCGCGTGGGTCTTTTCGAGGTATCTACGGAGGCCTTCTTCCAGGTCTTTTTCGGTCTTAGCGAAGAATTCCTGGCGAGCCTTATCCCTCTCGTCTTCGAAGAATTTCTCGTAATCATCCTTATGCACGAAACGGGTTCCTAGATCGCATTCCGTGACGTTTACCCTATAAAATACGATGGAGCTAAAAAATCCGGTAACCAGATTCAGAGCACCCTGCCACCAATTGACCCCGTGTTCGGCAAAATACACCTTACCTTCTTTCTTGGCTAACTCAGGTTCGGAGAAAGGCAGTCTCCATAATCCGTAAAATGCAAACCAACGAGTAAAGCCGGGATTGCTAACGCAAGGTTTACTCCCCGCTTCCAGTCCGATCTTATCGGCTGACGCGAATTCTATTCGCTTATCAAGAGTACAGGCTTGGGAGATCAGGCAAACGCCTAAGAGTACGGCGCTTAGGATTCTTTTTCGATTCGGTAGCATAAGCAAATTCGAAGTATCATAATAACGTAAGCAACCGATTTTCTATCGGCTCGCTTTTTTTTGGGTCAACGCTGGAGAAGTCTTGCGAGAAGCGTATTTAGAACTTTGCGGCCAAACCGATTTACGATCCGCCGGGTTCTCCTTAATCAAACGTAGGAAGAAATAGAAAGGAAATGCAATCGTTAAGAATAGAAAAAGATACCTAGGTAAAACGGATTCCAATAAGGATTCTCTAAGTAAACCCAAGGCCCTTCCCTCGTTTTCCGGGATCTTATTTCTATAATCCGGACCGTACTCGTAGGCGTATACCTTCAGTTTTAAGCCTCTCCAAGCCCTTTCCACAGGACCCAAGCGATTCTCGAACGCGAATTCCGAACTGATCCGATCCTGTTTTAATATGCTGCCGAACATCGCACTGATCAGGAATATACCGAACGGGATAGCTATGAGCAAAACGAATAAAGGAGAACTCTTCTTATCCCTCGTTCGTTGGATCCTAGTCTTTGGTTTTCCTTTTTTCGAATTCATTTAGGTTACGATTTCCGTTAGTCACGCTTAGCGGATCCTATCCGAAGGTTCTCCGAAAAGCTCCTCGAACTCCCTCAAATTAGGGAATCGAACCAAATTCAATAAACAGAATGCGATGACGGCCCCTAAGGACAAAGTCGCTCCGAAAAGAAAATATACCGTACCGTTCATTAAGGCTGCGGCTTCCACAAGTGCCCAGGTTAAAATCTTCATCGTTTGGTATTTGGAGAATTTGTCCTCTCCCGCTTGAGTGCGGGCTTTGGCCGCAAGGAACCTTCTCAAAAAAGAGGAAACGGGAACGAGTATGGAAGAGGCCGCGAGAATCTGCAAAGGCAAGGCGGATTCTTGGGCCGGTCTAGATTCCAAATAGGGGAAGAGTACGAACAGTAGAGGAGCGATAAAGATCGCAAAATGAATGATTTTCAACGTAGATAATTGTTTTTGCATTTTTCCAGGTTTCCCTTCTTCTTGATTATCGTTCGATTTTCAGATCTTTTCCATCGAGTTTTTGAGCGACATCCCATAGATGAGACATATTCGTTTTTTATTCCTACTTTTTCCTATCTCCTGCACCATGGTGGGGTTCCATAGGGAATCGATACGGGAGACCCACGATTACGGAAAATTGCGCACCGTGAGAGTTTGCGTTTGGAAGGACAGGAACGTATCGACGGAAAGAATGAATTATCTCTTCGACTCGTGGAACGAAGAGTTGGCGTTATATAAATTGCAAGCCAAAGTGGAGAATGTACGGGACTGGGAAAGGCCCGGTTGGACCGGAAACGCCATCATGGAGGAACTCTTCTCCGCTCCTCTTCCTTCCGAATGCGATCGGATCCTAGCTCTTGCAGGAGTAAGACTTTCGGATATCGCTTATGAGGTCGCATCCTATATACTGGCCTTATTCTTAATTCCCACATTCGAAGTTTTGGGAGCGGTGGATTCCTATACCGGAACCAGAGGATACGTTCTCGCTCATACGGCCTCCCTAGGGCATATGATATCAGGAGGAGCCTCTCGCACTTTGGTTCACGAAGGATACCATCTCCTGGGTTGCGGACACGCATTCTATCTTTCGGAATGTTACGGTAGAATTCAGGCGTTGAAGGAGAACGCCCGTAATTCTCCGCATCCGGATTTTCTGCCTGCCATGCATCCGGGAGGAGGATATCTATTCTCGCAAAAGGAAGTGAATCTTTTCTTTTTAGGCAAATAAATCTCTCGGATAAATCCCGCTTCTCAGGTCGGCGATCCGTAAAATCCTGGAAGAAATGGGAGAAGTCTCGAAAGCATCCGAAAAGTCCATGAGCGAACAGACTCTGGGTCTGATCTACGCGTTAATCGGAACCGTTCTATTCTCCTCCAAGGGAATCCTGGCAAAATTAGTCTACCAATACGGGGTGGATTCGGTGACCACCCTCGCGATCCGGATGCTATTCGCCGTGCCGTTCTTTGCATACGTATTATTCAAGGAAAGTCGGAAGAAAGACGCCAAACCCATCGAAGGAAAGGATTATAGAATCGTAATATTTTTGGCCTTCATGGGATATTATATGGCGAGCTTCTTCGATTTTTGGGGACTGGAATATCTTTCCGCGTCGATCGAAAGGCTGGTATTATTCACCTATCCCGCGCTCGTTCTCATATTAAGTTTCGTTTTTCTAAAGAAGAAGGTCCATAAAATAGAAATTTATTCGGTGATACTCACATATTCGGGTATTCTACTGGCGTTTTTACCGGATGCGCATACCCAAGGAAAATCCGTTTGGATAGGAGGGTTCTTAGTCTTTCTTTCCGCCTTGGCCTATTCCATCTATCTCATCGGAAGCGGACAAATGATTCCCAAACTGGGCTCGACCCGATTTACCGCATTACTCATGCTCTGGTCCGGAGCCTTCGTGATCGCCCATTTTCTGATCCGCAAGGATTGGAGAATCTTATTGGAACTTCCTTGGCAAGTCTACGCTTTGGGATTCGCATTAGGTTTCTTAACTACGGTGTTACCTGCGTTTCTTACCACCGCGGGAATCCAAAGGATAGGATCCAGTCGCGCGTCCATTGCGGGAAGCGCAGGCCCTA
This window harbors:
- a CDS encoding Pr6Pr family membrane protein, whose protein sequence is MWNKSAQTVARCFFALTAFACFIGVAMELWWSYHHESLLPPNAGFTRTFGPGFDSFFNQFAFFTTQSNLILGVTNLFLALGSAKDSRSLPIWRLVGVINILITGIVFNFILPGREREAFAEATSFIEHTLNPILGILGWMVFGPAGFVTLPRILLAACIPILYAVFTLVRGAIILWYPYNILDVTRIGYGGVSVNIIGIFILFLAIAGVLALLDRWIGSKSSKGIGLLRE
- the lsa26 gene encoding surface adhesion protein Lsa26 produces the protein MKRNLIYRILFLGVCFHITTSLSAAGTYSEGWTVAKLTQFESRGLIFDSYEGLLEVTTFNPQEACAEEKDECFIPTKQKVEFSVRPENADVVNFLSKNLNQEILVQYRVHRLEPIALSTDYEVIGAQIQEKALPKDGPDKFIGKKTGSKRNFSVTGRILSLEYRGTLIGTWEGLYLDETRGKVHPFSITDEEVAAFATSTLKYGAKYFLGVSVAFATGWRESHYDLFEVNYKAPAGALEATTPKK
- a CDS encoding CapA family protein, encoding MYRISALISLFGIFLFVSECSPIRSVENETIKIKAVGDLVMGTNYPENKLPADPRKTLFSEVEPSLKGADILFANFESTLTDYPHCAKNINRPLIFAFRTPPSYAKILKDVGFDIVSIANNHSLDFHQQGFDDTAKNLSDAGVRHTGKKGIITYMNAKGVSVAWIGFSHMQAAHNHVNEIEEGVALVKEAKKKAQLVFISVHGGAEGGPALHVKNEQERFYGEYRGNLVALSHALIDAGADLFIGHGPHLPRAMELYKGKLIAYSLGNFLGYRVFSTKGYGGYSLVLEADLDKNGNFVKGKIHPLQLSQNGIPAPDPDLKTTELMQTLTKSDFPGKGPKIQSDGTILP
- a CDS encoding DMT family transporter — protein: MGEVSKASEKSMSEQTLGLIYALIGTVLFSSKGILAKLVYQYGVDSVTTLAIRMLFAVPFFAYVLFKESRKKDAKPIEGKDYRIVIFLAFMGYYMASFFDFWGLEYLSASIERLVLFTYPALVLILSFVFLKKKVHKIEIYSVILTYSGILLAFLPDAHTQGKSVWIGGFLVFLSALAYSIYLIGSGQMIPKLGSTRFTALLMLWSGAFVIAHFLIRKDWRILLELPWQVYALGFALGFLTTVLPAFLTTAGIQRIGSSRASIAGSAGPIFTLFLASSLLGERITWENMAGTLLVLSGVFLLGRKKIPE
- a CDS encoding LIC_13076 family protein, whose protein sequence is MLPNRKRILSAVLLGVCLISQACTLDKRIEFASADKIGLEAGSKPCVSNPGFTRWFAFYGLWRLPFSEPELAKKEGKVYFAEHGVNWWQGALNLVTGFFSSIVFYRVNVTECDLGTRFVHKDDYEKFFEDERDKARQEFFAKTEKDLEEGLRRYLEKTHAGENSGKNYSTIIYRTGRVFEARVVGQDTESIRVETEDDNGQKHESTIPKKEIYKVVFATKVIKVKDTGKDK
- a CDS encoding class I SAM-dependent methyltransferase encodes the protein MQSVPCNTCSHSDFLTLFSKASPKGEIFQIVKCKTCDLVQVNPQPSPEEVAKYYEDSYFTQRTDRGYDNYYSEVTKKEIARVFGLNLRDLGFFEWEKSLGSDKSSLDVGCAAGYFLDYLKDRGWKTKGLDIAPGPVEFARKKLGLDVEQKDFLTWDTNGSRKFDLITLWASIEHLHKPKETLQKILIHLKPGGRLILSTCRYGSLAKLLGPNWRYLNVPEHLYYYSLPGLKKLGSDLGYMPLSHISYGSGLTAKKGAGPFYKTAKKIADWSVKKFDQGDMMAICFGTVR